Proteins from one Podospora pseudoanserina strain CBS 124.78 chromosome 1, whole genome shotgun sequence genomic window:
- a CDS encoding hypothetical protein (EggNog:ENOG503P3Q3; COG:O), with translation MPDQITSAADWRSTVSSNAVVVADFYADWCGPCKMIAPHFESLANKYAKPRKIAFVKVNVDNQGEVAQQYGVRAMPTFLILHNGSVIKTIQGANPPALTSAVEAAIKLAGPGAVGGSSFSSGGQRLGGTPVGGQRVGSGQRVARPISWDINQLVNAVLSFLGLYFVSLLSLDPYKSAEASRFNKKNPPAAAKPATGPGGRPAGRATFKTLNDLGSE, from the exons ATGCCTGATCAAATCACATCCGCCGCCGACTGGCGCTCCACCGTCAGCAGCAATGCCGTGGTTGTCGCTGATT TCTACGCCGATTGGTGCGGTCCGTGCAAGATGATAGCCCCCCATTTCGAGTCTCTCGCCAACAAGTACGCCAAGCCCCGCAAGATCGCGTTCGTCAAAGTCAACGTCGACAACCAAGGCGAGGTCGCCCAGCAATACGGCGTGCGCGCCATGCCCACCTTCCTGATCTTGCACAATGGCTCCGTCATCAAGACTATTCAAGGCGCCAACCCACCTGCTCTTACGTCGGCTGTTGAGGCGGCGATCAAGCTTGCTGGACCTGGGGCGGTAGGGGGGTCGTCGTTCAGCAGTGGTGGTCAGAGACTGGGTGGGACGCCGGTTGGGGGGCAGAGAGTCGGTTCGGGGCAGAGGGTTGCGAGGCCGATTTCGTGGGATATTAATCAGTTGGTTAATGCTGTGCTGAGCTTTTTGGGCTTGTATTTTGTTTCGTTGCTTTCG CTTGACCCCTACAAGTCGGCAGAAGCGTCCCGGTTTAACAAAAAGAacccgccggcggcggccaaGCCGGCGACTGGGCCTGGTGGGAGGCCGGCTGGACGGGCTACGTTCAAGACGTTGAATGATTTGGGGAGTGAGtga
- a CDS encoding hypothetical protein (COG:S; EggNog:ENOG503NWCN), producing MSSWEPQSKKRRLDTDSGVGNGILNTKERFKPTSARDWTISIAVPTSIITSCVTREQRTTAAGSIARALAIFSVDEVVIFDDSPIEQRPRNFDPDAYTGDIEPAHFLEHLLNYLETPPFMRKVLFPIHPNLKSQGLLHGLDMPHHPHKDEWLPYREGLTLEAPPRSGKGTAVDIGMPETVTISEDIPPKTRVTLKMPDDSQGKPEPVNPAEPRTEGGYFWGYSVRKAKSLSDVFTSSAYEDGYDLSIGTSERGVPLSKVFPNHNQTATFNHMLIVFGGPRGLEFAAMNDPDLGQMGIHGARTKELFDHWVNVLPNQGTRGIRTDESLLIALTALRRLWDNS from the exons ATGTCGAGCTGGGAACCACAATCCAAA AAACGCCGGTTGGACACTGACTCCGGTGTTGGAAATggcatcctcaacaccaaagaGCGTTTCAAGCCTACAAGCGCTAGAGACTGGACCATCTCGATTGCCGTACCTACCAGCATAATCACCAG CTGCGTAACAAGAGAGCAAAGGACAACTGCTGCGGGCTCCATCGCCAGAGCGCTTGCCATTTTCTCGGTGGACGAGGTCGTCATCTTCGACGATAGCCCAATTGAACAACGCCCCAGGAATTTTGATCCAGATGCGTACACCGGCGACATAGAACCAGCACACTTTCTGGAGCATCTGCTGAACTATCTGGAAACCCCACCATTCATGCGCAAAGTTCTGttccccatccaccccaacctcaaatcTCAGGGCCTACTGCACGGTCTGGACAtgccacaccacccccacaaGGATGAGTGGCTGCCGTATCGCGAGGGTCTGACTCTCGAAGCTCCTCCACGGTCAGGCAAGGG CACCGCCGTCGACATTGGCATGCCCGAAACAGTCACCATTTCCGAAGACATCCCTCCCAAGACGCGCGTAACCCTCAAAATGCCCGACGACTCCCAAGGCAAGCCCGAGCCCGTCAACCCAGCCGAACCCAGAACCGAAGGCGGCTACTTTTGGGGCTACAGCGTGCGCAAAGCCAAGTCCCTCTCCGACGTAttcacctcctcggcctACGAGGACGGTTACGACCTCTCCATCGGCACCTCGGAGCGTGGCGTTCCGCTCTCAAAGGTTTTCCCTAACCACAACCAAACTGCTACTTTCAACCACATGCTCATCGTGTTTGGAGGGCCAAGAGGATTGGAGTTTGCGGCGATGAACGATCCTGATCTGGGGCAGATGGGGATTCATGGGGCGAGGACGAAGGAGCTGTTTGATCACTGGGTGAACGTGCTGCCGAATCAGGGGACGAGGGGGATCAGGACGGACGAGAGCTTGTTGATAGCTTTGACTgcgttgaggaggttgtgggaTAATAGctga
- a CDS encoding hypothetical protein (EggNog:ENOG503NVU0; COG:Q; CAZy:AA1) translates to MGVIGIVKGLANFAALALSNTKPALPQKRTNGASLLGTLLFPLIPFMLTNNPLPDGYPWGKLTDSGTNPYVENPHTGVTRYYDFTISRGLIAPDGYEREVLLVNGAFPGPLIEANWGDMIVVNVRNNITNPEDGTAIHWHGFLQTETPWEDGAPGISQCPIPPGTSYRYEFLASLYGSTWYHAHYSAQYAGGIVGPMVIHGPTQAKYDVDLGPILLSDWYHKEYHDIVEEMLKPNGSPRVVSDNNLINGKMNFDCSTVAPGDKTPCTNNAGISKFRFQTGKTHRLRLVNTGGDGVQRFTIDGHTFTVIAEDFTPVKPYKTNMVILGVGQRTDVLVTANVGKPDSAFWMRSNLTNCSPNRQPNAVAAVYYDKADTDKAPTSQAWNIPEDPSCTNEDLAKTEPLYPMAVPKPTYTQTMEIELFKNASDVTLWKFNGVSMRTHYNEPVLLVANEGNFTFPREWNVVNYYSNSSVRIIVRNRSAGPHPMHLHGHNPYILHEGPGDWDGTITRPSNPHRRDVHIVRGNGHLVMQFDGNPGIWSFHCHIVWHASGGFLANLVVEPKKVDWLRIPRDVERNCKAWDWWTRFNVVPQIDSGA, encoded by the exons ATGGGTGTCATTGGCATAGTCAAGGGGCTTGCCAACTTTGCTGCCCTGGCTCTTTCTAATACCAAACCGGCGTTACCTCAGAAGAGGACAAATGG CGCCTCTCTTCTTGGGACGTTATTATTCCCACTGATTCCTTTCATGCTTACCAACAACCCTCTTCCTGACGGCTATCCATGGGGCAAGCTCACAGACTCGGGGACCAACCCTTATGTCGAAAACCCACACACGGGCGTGACGAGATACTACGACTTCACAATCAGCCGTGGGCTCATCGCCCCAGATGGATATGAACGCGAAGTTCTTCTTGTCAATGGTGCCTTTCCTGGGCCTTTGATCGAAGCAAACTGGGGTGACATGATTGTTGTCAATGTGAGgaacaacatcaccaaccccgaaGACGGCACGGCTATTCACTGGCACGGCTTCCTGCAAACAGAAACCCCATGGGAAGATGGAGCACCGGGTATCTCGCAATGTCCTATCCCTCCCGGAACCAGTTATCGATACGAATTTCTTGCCAGCTTGTACGGTTCGACGTGGTATCACGCTCATTACTCTGCTCAATATGCTGGTGGTATTGTTGGACCGATGGTCATTCATGGTCCTACTCAGGCCAAGTACGACGTTGATCTTGGTCCCATTCTTCTGAGCG ACTGGTATCACAAGGAATACCATGACATCGTCGAAGAGATGCTCAAACCCAACGGCAGCCCTCGTGTGGTGTCAGACAACAATCTGATCAATGGCAAGATGAACTTTGACTGCTCAACTGTTGCCCCGGGGGACAAGACGCCCTGCACCAACAACGCTGGTATCTCCAAGTTCAGGTTCCAAACCGGCAAGACCCACCGTCTCCGTCTGGTCAACACCGGTGGCGATGGCGTCCAGCGTTTCACCATCGACGGCCACACCTTCACCGTCATCGCAGAAGATTTCACCCCTGTCAAGCCATACAAAACCAACATGGTCATCCTCGGCGTGGGTCAACGCACCGACGTGCTCGTGACCGCCAATGTCGGCAAACCTGACTCGGCTTTCTGGATGCGTTCCAACCTGACCAACTGCTCCCCCAACCGTCAACCCAACGCCGTAGCAGCGGTGTATTACGACAAGGCAGACACAGACAAGGCGCCCACCAGCCAAGCGTGGAACATCCCCGAGGACCCCTCCTGCACAAACGAAGACCTGGCCAAGACAGAACCGCTGTACCCCATGGCCGTCCCCAAACCGACATACACCCAGACGATGGAAATCGAGCTCTTCAAGAACGCGTCCGACGTCACGCTGTGGAAGTTCAACGGCGTCTCGATGAGGACTCACTACAACGAACCTGTCCTGCTTGTCGCAAACGAGGGAAATTTCACCTTTCCGAGAGAGTGGAACGTGGTGAACTACTACAGCAACTCGTCAGTTCGGATCATTGTGCGGAACCGCTCCGCCGGACC TCACCCAATGCACCTCCACGGCCACAACCCCTACATCCTGCACGAAGGGCCAGGCGACTGGgacggcaccatcacccgcccttccaacccccacaGGAGGGACGTCCACATCGTCCGGGGCAACGGCCATCTCGTCATGCAGTTTGACGGGAACCCGGGCATCTGGTCGTTTCACTGCCACATCGTCTGGCACGCGAGTGGTGGCTTCCTGGCGAACTTGGTGGTGGAACCGAAAAAGGTGGACTGGCTGAGGATACCGAGGGATGTGGAGCGGAATTGCAAGGCGTGGGATTGGTGGACGAGGTTTAATGTTGTGCCGCAGATTGATAGTGGTGCGTAA
- the MGR2 gene encoding subunit of TIM23 translocase complex (EggNog:ENOG503P5HI; BUSCO:EOG09265KNL; COG:S), translated as MPPPPQHGVGQSNVDKFKMGMLMGGTVGCIIGFIFGTVNIFRYGAGPNGIMRTLGQYMLGSGATFGFFMSIGSVIRSDSSPIIQEAYLRAQRRPIIMTSGAFRPYQQPVRRSNDN; from the exons atgccccctcctcctcagcatgGCGTTGGACAGTCAAACGTCGACAAGT TCAAGATGGGAATGTTGATGGGCGGCA CGGTCGGCTGCATCATCGGCTTCATCTTTG GAACCGTCAACATCTTCAGATATGGCGCAGGGCCAAACGGCATCATGCGAACACTCGGCCAGTACATGCTGGGTTCCGGCGCGACATTCGG ATTCTTCATGTCGATCGGCAGTGTTATTCGGTCGGATTCGTCGCCCATCATTCAGGAGGCCTACCTCCGCGCGCAAAGACGCCCAATCATCATGACCTCTGGCGCATTCCGTCCTTATCAGCAACCCGTTCGCCGCAGCAACGACAACtaa
- a CDS encoding hypothetical protein (COG:T; EggNog:ENOG503NXD7), giving the protein MTAVASPPSFPNLNRPGWMNGGQLLNTINSEDARGVNMPMPRKTLPRSNSSSSVSSTSSNGSTSTVTSNASSQMNGGSVSSAGDTGAWPNGAPRKRPQQKGPWPNPKTEGTNEFARTSSVRPPMANGVNGASSLQPPQSILATPQNQLMAPNGLPRGPDGAASGRQPVLYLLSLNGSFERKTISVPYYPDTLRIGRQTNNKTVPTPVNGFFDSKVLSRQHAEIWADPSGKIFIRDVKSSNGTFVNGSRLSPENRESEPHELQTADHLELGIDIVSEDQKTVVHHKVAAKVEHAGFISPANNVMEMSFGDLDPSNNPMMQLSGVPFRGRPTNQSAMAGSRVSPSNAGVAGNLAQQRPYHWQSITTEHIIKRLQTEIRNARQQQADIARTGQFLNALLSKDDVKNLDKPEAPEAPKSFVNGNVSFRSDGGKTRFSDPPAPPPSQPLPEKPDAARPGSSDVASLKRGPTEKPKLANISPILPDNTNSLRISQLTEQLNNAQKALDETSQKARDLEEELNREREARLLVEGQMQKMNEESTHVKVNGSAGIPLVNGHSELDKAFNPPTETQTPAEVDPVTITPEPGSHSPVVDKTAAMVAAYQAQIDTMAQEMAKMKEHMESYRARAEKAEADRDAGSKTLAELVLQIRQRDEEDKKRAAEKQSRSRSREARRRGRSQSPRAEEKLEHTTNGSATKPHAQIDGAASEADDAEDISPVSRSVTVKPNSVGALAVQGDGQRPLAIIQILPYATAFGVVLFGMGLMGYINDWQLQPHPNR; this is encoded by the exons ATGACGGCTGTTGCGAGTCCCCCTAGCTTTCCAAACCTCAACCGACCGGGATGGATGAATGGAGGCCAGCTTCTTAACACGATCAATTCGGAAGATGCCAGAGGAGTGAACATGCCCATGCCTCGCAAAACTCTGCCGCGATCaaactcgtcgtcgtcggtctCGTCGACGTCTTCCAACGGGTCGACATCCACCGTGACTTCCAATGCCAGTTCTCAAATGAACGGCGGTTCTGTGTCTTCCGCCGGCGACACGGGTGCGTGGCCAAACGGTGCACCACGCAAGAGGCCCCAGCAAAAGGGCCCATGGCCAAATCCCAAAACCGAAGGAACAAACGAATTTGCCAGAACATCATCGGTTCGACCACCCATGGCGAACGGGGTCAACGGTGCATCATCACTACAGCCACCACAATCGATACTAGCAACACCACAGAATCAACTGATGGCTCCCAATGGACTCCCACGAGGCCCTGATGGTGCCGCTTCAGGCCGGCAACCTGTCCTTTACTTGCTTTCTCTCAACGGCAGCTTCGAACGCAAGACCATCTCGGTTCCCTATTACCCCGACACCCTGCGTATTGGACGGCAAACAAATAACAAGACGGTCCCAACACCTGTCAACGGATTCTTTGACAGCAAAGTGCTATCCCGACAACATGCCGAGATTTGGGCCGACCCCAGCGGCAAGATTTTTATTCGGGATGTCAAGTCCTCCAACGGTACATTTGTCAACGGGAGCCGGCTGTCGCCTGAAAATAGAGAATCCGAGCCGCACGAACTGCAAACAGCTGACCACCTTGAACTTGGTATTGACATTGTTAGCGAGGATCAAAAGACCGTCGTTCATCATAAAGTCGCCGCCAAGGTCGAGCATGCCGGATTCATATCGCCGGCCAATAATGTGATGGAAATGAGCTTTGGAGACCTGGACCCTTCCAACAATCCAATGATGCAGCTCAGTGGTGTTCCATTCCGAGGCCGACCAACAAATCAGTCAGCAATGGCAGGGAGTCGCGTATCTCCGAGTAACGCTGGAGTTGCAGGAAACCTAGCTCAACAGCGTCCATACCATTGGCAGAGTATCACCACAGAACATATAATCAAGAGGCTCCAG ACCGAGATTCGGAATGCGAGACAGCAACAAGCTGATATTGCTAGAACAGGCCAATTTCTCAACGCTCTACTTTCCAAGGACGATGTCAAGAACTTGGACAAACCTGAAGCGCCAGAAGCCCCCAAGAGTTTTGTCAACGGAAATGTCTCTTTCCGATCCGATGGCGGGAAAACAAGGTTTTCCGACCCGCCAGCGCCCCCCCCGTCACAACCACTTCCAGAGAAACCAGATGCCGCTCGCCCTGGATCTTCCGATGTTGCGTCGCTGAAGCGAGGCCCAACAGAGAAGCCCAAACTCGCAAACATCTCGCCCATTCTTCCTGATaacaccaacagcctccGCATTTCGCAACTCACAGAACAGCTCAATAACGCCCAGAAGGCTCTTGACGAAACCAGCCAAAAAGCACGGGATTTGGAAGAAGAGTTGAACAGGGAGCGCGAGGCACGGTTACTGGTCGAGGGTCAGATGCAGAAGATGAACGAGGAGAGTACGCATGTGAAGGTCAATGGCTCTGCGGGCATTCCTCTTGTCAATGGTCATTCTGAACTCGACAAggccttcaacccccccacggaaacccaaacaccagccGAAGTTGACCCGGTGACCATCACCCCTGAACCAGGAAGTCACTCGCCGGTGGTCGATAAGACCGCGGCTATGGTAGCAGCATACCAGGCTCAAATCGATACGATGGCCCAGGAAATGGCCAAAATGAAGGAGCACATGGAGAGCTACCGCGCTCGggctgagaaggccgaggctgaTAGAGACGCTGGCAGCAAAACATTGGCAGAACTGGTCCTCCAGATTCGCCAAcgcgacgaggaggataagAAGCGGGCAGCGGAGAAGCAGTCACGGTCACGGTCTAGGGAGGCCAGACGACGTGGCCGGAGCCAAAGCCCAAGGGCCGAGGAAAAGCTGGAGCACACTACCAATGGTAGCGCGACCAAACCCCACGCGCAGATCGACGGTGCGGCATCCGAAGCGGACGACGCTGAGGATATCTCGCCTGTATCGAGATCAGTCACAGTGAAGCCCAACTCGGTGGGCGCGTTGGCGGTGCAGGGTGATGGGCAGCGTCCTCTGGCGATAATACAAATACTACCGTACGCGACCGCGTTTGGGGTTGTGCTCTTTGGCATGGGGCTTATGGGGTACATCAACGATTGGCAGCTGCAGCCGCACCCAAACCGGTAG
- a CDS encoding hypothetical protein (EggNog:ENOG503PFQM), producing MVALSLITLATLLGTALANPVPVPSFDVEIPAANASEVDKRQAAEGVYLLNCGPPSNPNTYHPVVHCPDISNCGRIPSNNNLCYGPTKWETSTGSCRFPTGVTFTWNIVANAQEFPYFAVVGSGNNGRPRPFTIRKDNQGVLYRDSQGYDCRAIYVAV from the exons ATGGTTGctctctccctcatcactCTCGCCACGCTCCTGGGCACTGCCCTGGCGAACCCTGTGCCGGTCCCATCTTTTGATGTTGAGATCCCGGCCGCCAATGCTTCCGAGGTGGACAAGCGCCAGGCTGCAGAGGGAGTCTACCTTTTGAACTGCGGCCCTCCCTCCAACCCGAATACATACCACCCTGTTGTT CATTGCCCCGATATCTCCAACTGTGGCCgcatcccctccaacaacaacctctgCTATGGCCCCACCAAGTGGGAGACTTCCACTGGCTCTTGCAGGTTCCCGACCGGCGTCACTTTCACCTGGAATATTGTGGCCAACGCCCAGGAGTTCCCCTACTTTGCCGTGGTTGG GAGTGGGAACAATGGACGCCCGCGCCCTTTCACCATCCGCAAGGATAACCAGGGTGTGTTGTACAGGGATAGTCAGGGATACGACTGCAGAGCCATTTATGTTGCTGTGTAG